The proteins below are encoded in one region of Candidatus Methanomethylophilaceae archaeon:
- a CDS encoding 3'-5' exonuclease has translation MSPYFTLDSIPPDVIYVLDTETTGLEGAPKDLVLDVGICKVSLRRGTVEDCYSSVLGYDVEEWDDYLTGAWIFSNSDLTIEDIAFAKKPALQVIDEVRRILKGKDVTTYNKQYDLGKFLYQEPWGMRGWFNECADIMKAAAEVCKIPSKFSGGGYQYPKLDYAYGTITEGDPAGIEGKQDHRALSDARAASWLMVKMFADGDYRP, from the coding sequence ATGAGCCCCTATTTCACTCTCGACAGCATTCCTCCGGATGTGATCTACGTTTTGGATACGGAGACCACCGGCTTGGAAGGCGCTCCAAAAGATCTGGTATTGGATGTTGGCATATGCAAAGTGAGCTTGAGAAGGGGGACAGTGGAGGATTGCTATTCGTCAGTTCTCGGATATGACGTCGAAGAGTGGGATGATTATCTCACCGGCGCCTGGATATTCAGCAATTCGGATCTGACCATAGAGGACATAGCGTTCGCGAAGAAACCAGCGCTACAAGTCATAGACGAGGTCAGGCGCATCCTCAAAGGCAAGGACGTCACCACGTACAACAAGCAGTACGACTTAGGCAAATTCCTGTATCAGGAGCCATGGGGGATGAGAGGCTGGTTCAACGAGTGCGCCGATATCATGAAGGCGGCGGCCGAGGTGTGCAAGATTCCCAGCAAATTCAGCGGCGGCGGATACCAGTATCCGAAGCTGGATTACGCATACGGGACCATAACCGAAGGCGATCCCGCGGGAATCGAAGGGAAGCAGGACCACAGGGCGCTTTCCGACGCCCGCGCCGCTTCCTGGCTGATGGTGAAGATGTTCGCCGACGGGGATTACCGCCCCTGA
- a CDS encoding recombinase family protein, translating into MRAALYARVSTEDQAKEGFSLDAQIKRMEAYCRVRGWEVAGIYRDEGHSGRTVDRPEYSRMMAESDSWDLLLVLKMDRIHRNSVNFALMMDDLRSKGKEFNSMQDKFDTTTAMGRFVMDIMQRIAQLESEQIGERVKLGMTYKAKSGKGHLGSAHPYGYAFEGGEMIVVPEEAEAVRMMFEMRIRGSTLKDIADFLSSSGIPTKKGGRWKPQTVANILKNPIYAGYSVWNGIIKHGDHEAIVSSEKFEAVNGAIEAVRCARPYM; encoded by the coding sequence ATGCGCGCGGCGTTGTATGCGAGGGTCTCGACGGAGGACCAAGCAAAGGAAGGCTTCTCTCTGGATGCCCAGATAAAAAGGATGGAAGCCTACTGCAGAGTCCGCGGATGGGAAGTCGCCGGGATATACAGGGACGAGGGGCATTCCGGACGCACCGTCGATCGTCCGGAGTATTCCCGCATGATGGCGGAATCCGATTCATGGGACCTCTTATTGGTCCTGAAAATGGATCGTATCCACAGAAACAGCGTAAATTTCGCGCTGATGATGGACGACCTCCGCTCCAAGGGAAAAGAATTCAACTCGATGCAGGACAAATTCGATACCACCACCGCTATGGGGAGATTCGTCATGGACATCATGCAGCGCATCGCCCAGCTAGAGAGCGAGCAGATCGGCGAGAGAGTCAAATTGGGCATGACTTATAAGGCGAAAAGCGGGAAAGGCCACCTTGGATCTGCCCACCCCTACGGATATGCGTTCGAGGGCGGGGAGATGATAGTTGTTCCGGAGGAGGCGGAAGCGGTCCGCATGATGTTCGAGATGAGGATACGCGGCTCAACTCTGAAAGATATCGCCGATTTCCTGTCCAGCAGCGGCATACCCACAAAAAAAGGCGGCAGATGGAAACCCCAAACTGTGGCTAACATCTTAAAAAACCCCATCTACGCCGGATACTCGGTTTGGAACGGGATAATCAAGCACGGAGATCACGAGGCCATCGTCAGCTCAGAGAAGTTCGAGGCCGTCAACGGCGCGATAGAGGCGGTGCGATGCGCGCGGCCCTATATGTAA
- a CDS encoding PD-(D/E)XK nuclease family protein, protein MVDLIDGNNADDCAVVLDASSPITDSVRSALYSKGIPFHNRLGVRDLAQIRDYLQFVTLSLSYDILHVRDVRELYSNYNGFFLPGLDWYLLSKLESADSRERGAELIDLMRDARSMTFGEMRERLCDRRAKIQVGIVLEDLGLSDKRITGELVGELRYAVDNLPDLRHNEEVPLEEKSGVLIADCKNSVFVDRSLIFFLDMDMTWDISVAGMRYADSEAEAEKNAMRLTALLQQGERRVYMVNATKYGRRARPALTFDAILGRPADSFADISGSIVKGRWHSEREEVRQYLGEERLEDAETIIGAFSKSAFNSYFSCPRMYFFSRIISSSETDAADFGNLVHEFAQLYICYPEIVREEGFDKLVDIVSGRYSGLSTPLMEKIDRDRIACAMRNVARYIDSRNIGTAPLDRPADEDHPNRFFQRYGLDRWSSVSEVGAVSRDHPMYGKFDAVASGVVMDFKTGKAKTGDDIRKGMSADNPSRYPEFQPIMYSVLAAESIGKKDLELFYAMENDWESMGEGYDINRNVRTVRLMEERLEEIIRGDVLLRRQMEEKLAKEFRENADEVLAAVAENSSGLKPSEWDSNPSMVSAVLEAAGLKRTDTNAGKAAAALRKIAKAVSEGMLSNDDTVEISLDARNEFIDMLEQMHKEAMEYACSSFPARPKVRCEDCRYLSVCTADKTDAGEETVG, encoded by the coding sequence ATGGTCGATCTGATCGACGGAAACAACGCGGACGATTGCGCCGTGGTCTTGGACGCATCATCGCCAATCACCGATTCCGTAAGATCAGCTCTTTACTCGAAGGGAATACCATTCCACAACAGATTGGGCGTCAGGGATCTGGCGCAGATCCGCGATTACCTCCAGTTCGTGACGCTGTCTCTCAGCTACGATATCCTCCATGTCAGAGATGTCAGAGAGCTTTATTCGAACTACAACGGGTTTTTCCTTCCGGGTCTCGACTGGTATCTGCTGTCTAAGCTGGAATCTGCCGATTCTAGGGAAAGGGGGGCGGAGCTCATCGATCTCATGAGGGACGCGCGCTCCATGACTTTCGGCGAGATGAGGGAGAGGCTGTGCGACAGGCGCGCCAAAATCCAGGTGGGCATAGTCCTGGAGGATCTTGGGCTGTCGGATAAGAGGATAACCGGGGAGCTGGTAGGGGAGCTGAGATATGCGGTCGACAATCTCCCAGACCTGAGGCACAACGAAGAGGTTCCATTGGAAGAGAAGTCGGGAGTGCTGATAGCGGACTGCAAGAATTCCGTGTTCGTGGACAGGTCGCTTATCTTCTTCCTGGATATGGATATGACCTGGGACATCTCGGTGGCCGGGATGAGATACGCGGATTCGGAGGCGGAGGCGGAGAAGAACGCCATGCGCCTGACCGCGCTGCTCCAGCAGGGGGAGAGGCGCGTCTATATGGTCAACGCCACGAAATACGGCAGGCGGGCCCGTCCAGCGCTCACTTTCGACGCCATACTCGGCAGGCCGGCCGATTCCTTCGCGGACATATCCGGGAGCATAGTGAAAGGCAGGTGGCATTCCGAGCGGGAAGAGGTCCGCCAGTATCTTGGAGAAGAACGTCTGGAGGACGCGGAGACCATCATCGGAGCATTCTCCAAATCCGCTTTCAATAGCTATTTCTCGTGCCCGAGGATGTATTTCTTCAGCAGAATAATATCGTCTTCCGAGACCGACGCGGCGGATTTCGGGAATCTGGTGCATGAATTTGCCCAGCTGTACATCTGCTATCCGGAAATAGTCAGGGAAGAAGGATTCGACAAGCTGGTCGACATCGTCTCCGGCCGCTATTCCGGACTTTCGACTCCGCTCATGGAGAAGATAGACCGCGACAGGATAGCATGCGCCATGCGCAACGTGGCGAGATACATCGACAGCAGGAACATCGGGACGGCGCCACTGGACCGGCCTGCCGACGAGGACCATCCCAACAGATTCTTCCAGCGCTACGGTCTGGACAGATGGAGCAGCGTGAGCGAGGTCGGCGCCGTCTCCAGGGACCATCCCATGTACGGGAAATTCGATGCGGTAGCGTCGGGCGTGGTGATGGATTTCAAGACGGGGAAAGCCAAGACGGGAGATGACATACGCAAAGGGATGAGCGCGGACAACCCTTCCAGATATCCGGAGTTCCAGCCTATTATGTACTCAGTCCTCGCAGCGGAGAGCATCGGGAAGAAGGATCTGGAGCTCTTCTACGCCATGGAGAACGATTGGGAATCCATGGGCGAAGGATACGACATAAACAGGAACGTCAGGACGGTTCGCCTGATGGAAGAGCGCCTGGAGGAGATAATCAGGGGCGATGTGCTTCTTAGGAGGCAGATGGAAGAGAAGCTGGCCAAAGAGTTCAGGGAGAACGCTGACGAAGTCCTTGCGGCGGTGGCGGAAAATTCGAGCGGGCTCAAGCCCAGCGAATGGGACAGCAATCCTTCGATGGTCTCTGCCGTGTTGGAGGCAGCAGGTCTGAAGAGAACCGATACGAACGCCGGAAAGGCCGCGGCCGCCCTCAGGAAGATTGCCAAAGCGGTATCGGAGGGCATGCTCTCCAATGACGACACGGTCGAGATCTCTCTGGACGCGCGCAACGAATTCATAGACATGCTCGAGCAGATGCACAAGGAGGCGATGGAATACGCGTGCAGCAGCTTCCCTGCCAGACCTAAGGTGAGATGCGAGGATTGCAGGTATCTTTCCGTATGCACCGCGGACAAAACCGATGCCGGCGAGGAGACGGTAGGATGA
- a CDS encoding UvrD-helicase domain-containing protein yields the protein MSELNDTQKRIAELTEGMVVVDAGPGTGKTHTIVQRYVNIVTKEGVSPSDVLLMTFTRAATSEMEERIKRKLTEIGRPDLNRDVRAMTFDAFCLMIVSEYGEEVSDFFGIKEALSRAVTMEENESLSRKYFKLFFDGFNADRGEDYGDSAVILSQYPDDVDDLLRRLMTKGIIPLKNGWFGIDPEKELLGDSEKLMEMLRNKNVVKPGRKTTRSEIADKLFGLDAGDYGPDLPADDGLPQLSEELLESIAREDRGELLRYIHDIYFAYIRRSISDNRLNFGLTAMFAFILLYDSESVREEFRQRYLMIDEFQDTNASQLMIALMVLSEPNLCAVGDWKQGIYGFRYVSIDNITDFEARAVRFRRFLNDDFKRVAFSIPEVAKIPLDINYRSSQKIIDESFQCLKIKGSEKDGSIDEEQLNRDVVRLRQGRDDLDESLTSVRYLRASKEDEADEAIRCVREYMWSGNYEVCDRGSRRPMKFKDIAIICRTTKVCRLVMEAAEREGIPAFLQGDVEIMSTREGKLALAWLRYVNNERDDAGYPVIMADIGYPLVEIRRVKSGYKEFIPPEIDAQRKELYRKRRRVTDLLTHLYSFYGLDNDITHAIITTLSSVHRGSLMTLSDLAMLIEDDIANHTTYTVEASIDRDAVTIMTMHKSKGLEFPAVIIPYMDSGITPPIVRSRGRILYDELTGIRCADVIGRFGDYSKVCRSWRTALAVSAVEKDFSEERRIMFVAVSRAKQYVSFIAGKPSQFMKDLSDDKYGSACDAEAPEHSLEAPKAERPLVSGYRPRRRRFGVHDIMDLKIDEGQEVSEECDEFCGKGMQYGTDVHEDAERMFRGIPLDRDLPEHKEIRKVLDSIEGADLSYAEMECGLPFNDIGVTVRGIIDLIAIFPDRVEIHDYKTDEADRFEDEYKIQLSVYAHAASGFYGRKAVCQIDYVSQGRAVRFDPLPLDVIEERVRSRASISSGDESIEL from the coding sequence ATGAGCGAGCTCAACGACACCCAGAAGAGAATCGCCGAACTCACGGAAGGCATGGTGGTGGTGGATGCCGGTCCCGGCACAGGGAAAACGCATACCATCGTCCAGAGGTACGTGAACATAGTCACCAAAGAAGGCGTGAGCCCGTCTGATGTCCTTCTGATGACGTTCACCAGAGCGGCCACTTCCGAGATGGAAGAGCGCATAAAACGCAAGCTGACCGAGATAGGCAGGCCGGACCTGAACAGGGACGTCAGGGCGATGACGTTCGATGCCTTCTGCCTGATGATCGTGAGCGAATACGGCGAGGAAGTCAGCGATTTCTTCGGGATCAAAGAGGCTCTGTCGCGCGCAGTCACGATGGAAGAGAACGAGTCTCTCAGCAGGAAATATTTCAAGCTGTTCTTCGACGGTTTCAACGCGGACAGGGGCGAGGACTACGGCGACTCTGCGGTGATCCTTTCCCAGTATCCAGATGATGTGGACGACCTTCTCAGAAGGCTGATGACCAAAGGGATCATTCCGCTCAAGAACGGATGGTTCGGCATCGATCCGGAGAAGGAGCTCCTCGGGGATTCCGAGAAGCTGATGGAGATGCTCCGCAATAAGAACGTTGTCAAACCCGGGCGCAAAACAACCAGGTCCGAAATCGCCGATAAGCTGTTCGGTCTGGATGCCGGCGATTACGGTCCGGATCTTCCCGCCGATGATGGATTGCCCCAGCTGTCCGAAGAATTGCTGGAGTCCATAGCGCGCGAGGACCGCGGGGAACTTCTGAGATACATCCATGACATCTATTTCGCGTACATCAGAAGGAGCATCTCCGACAACCGCCTCAATTTCGGGCTCACCGCGATGTTCGCTTTCATACTGCTGTACGACAGCGAGAGTGTCAGGGAAGAATTCAGGCAAAGGTATCTGATGATAGACGAGTTCCAGGACACCAACGCCAGCCAGCTCATGATCGCGCTGATGGTCCTCTCGGAGCCCAACCTCTGCGCGGTAGGAGACTGGAAGCAGGGCATCTACGGTTTCAGGTATGTTTCCATCGATAACATCACCGATTTCGAGGCCAGGGCGGTCAGGTTCAGGCGGTTCCTCAACGATGACTTCAAGAGGGTGGCGTTCAGCATCCCGGAGGTCGCCAAGATACCTCTGGATATCAACTACAGATCGTCGCAGAAGATAATCGACGAATCCTTCCAGTGCCTCAAAATAAAGGGGTCAGAGAAGGACGGGAGCATAGATGAGGAGCAGCTCAACAGGGACGTCGTCCGCCTGAGGCAAGGCAGGGATGATCTGGATGAAAGCCTGACATCGGTCAGATATCTCAGGGCCAGCAAAGAGGATGAGGCCGACGAGGCGATCAGATGCGTCCGCGAATACATGTGGTCAGGAAATTACGAAGTGTGCGACCGCGGGTCCAGACGTCCGATGAAGTTCAAGGACATCGCCATAATATGCAGGACCACGAAGGTCTGCCGCCTCGTCATGGAAGCGGCGGAAAGGGAGGGAATCCCAGCTTTCCTCCAGGGCGATGTCGAGATAATGTCCACCCGCGAGGGAAAGCTTGCGCTCGCATGGCTCCGCTACGTCAACAATGAGCGGGACGATGCCGGGTATCCAGTCATCATGGCTGACATCGGCTACCCATTGGTGGAGATCAGGCGCGTGAAGTCTGGCTACAAGGAGTTCATCCCGCCGGAGATCGATGCACAGCGCAAAGAGCTGTACAGAAAGAGGCGCAGAGTCACCGACCTTCTCACGCACCTGTATTCGTTCTACGGTCTGGACAACGACATCACGCACGCGATCATCACTACGCTGTCTTCCGTCCATAGAGGCTCTCTGATGACTCTCTCAGATCTGGCGATGCTGATCGAGGACGACATCGCGAACCATACGACATATACTGTCGAGGCTTCGATAGACCGCGATGCCGTGACCATAATGACCATGCACAAGTCCAAGGGCCTGGAGTTTCCGGCTGTCATCATACCGTACATGGATTCCGGGATAACGCCGCCGATCGTCCGCTCAAGAGGGCGCATCCTATACGATGAGCTGACCGGCATCAGATGCGCGGACGTCATAGGGCGCTTCGGGGATTATTCGAAAGTCTGCAGGTCGTGGAGGACCGCTCTGGCCGTGTCCGCCGTCGAGAAGGATTTCAGCGAGGAGAGGCGCATAATGTTCGTGGCAGTGTCCAGAGCGAAGCAGTATGTGAGCTTCATCGCCGGCAAACCCTCGCAATTCATGAAAGATCTGTCCGATGACAAATACGGCTCGGCTTGCGACGCAGAGGCTCCGGAGCATTCCTTGGAAGCGCCGAAGGCTGAAAGGCCTTTGGTATCCGGCTATCGCCCAAGAAGGCGCAGATTCGGGGTACATGACATCATGGATCTGAAGATCGATGAGGGCCAGGAGGTCTCGGAGGAATGCGATGAATTCTGCGGCAAAGGCATGCAATACGGGACCGACGTCCATGAGGATGCTGAGCGCATGTTCAGGGGGATCCCTCTGGACCGCGATCTGCCGGAGCACAAAGAGATCAGGAAGGTTCTGGATTCCATAGAGGGAGCCGATCTGAGCTATGCCGAGATGGAATGCGGCCTTCCCTTCAATGACATAGGAGTTACGGTCAGAGGCATCATCGATCTGATAGCCATTTTCCCGGACAGGGTCGAGATCCACGACTACAAAACCGATGAGGCCGACCGTTTCGAGGACGAATACAAAATCCAGCTTTCGGTCTATGCCCATGCGGCATCCGGATTCTACGGGAGGAAGGCGGTCTGCCAGATAGATTACGTATCCCAGGGCCGCGCAGTCAGATTCGATCCGCTGCCTTTGGATGTCATAGAGGAGCGGGTGAGGTCGAGGGCATCCATAAGCTCCGGCGATGAGAGCATCGAACTTTGA
- a CDS encoding HAD-IC family P-type ATPase translates to MRGLTSEEVRQEIRDGHVNNVEEKTGRTYADILAKNTLTPYNIILFVIGALFLFLGNLLNAVAATGIIAVNILISTVQEMRAKRRLDKIALLTRPKAIAVRDGEETEIQQSEIVRNDVIVLRAGEQALVDGEVLECSSLEIDESLLTGESSTVRKEPGDKIYSGSVCIAGEGYYRVTAFGYDSYASEILRSARKMTSKKTPLQMETSSITSILMGIAMVLILISLVCEFLIRYNSWEHTLEVFAICLDVVPIALFLLITLTYMVAAVRMADSGVLLQSSNSVESLSHVDTVCMDKTGTITTNKLRFESARYFMEESEADRLASMFATATGSKNKTVGVLLEKYGETPCELLEEIQFTSKRKFSAVKISDGGKEHSLYMGAWNVIGPHCSEAESISQIISEESKRGLRTVVLCEGDGTLSEGEEPRIPDLRPVMMVSIRDEIRSNCRETIQVFLDNGMDLKVISGDDPATVDAMFSLADIPGTRKLITGAELDAMPESERDKAILESNIFGRMKPDDKEYVISSLKRNGRYVAMIGDGVNDVRSIKSAQVGVSLESGSNAAKGVSDMILLGDDFSALPKALVEGRKTVSGMRDILKLYLTRNFALALMIFIIYLAIGSIPMKLIQNTFYAFISVAILAFFMTLFSKPEVNRNLILPGVLKFAVPSSIIIVSFGLLVYAATWIAVGRGLLVPDFEWMASVGGFDTAEAVIEHLSWSGFGVEEICARSNLVLFVTLAGLGQIMMVSPYCKFMSIDGKTNKSLVPWVILGLIALLLTAGFAFFPWVMINIVNFAVFEPKVYAILGAAVVVWFIVERTLLKHGFLSGIASWFESKYMKKLEKEYAKGDVKEERSSIR, encoded by the coding sequence ATGAGAGGCCTCACATCGGAGGAGGTCCGCCAGGAGATCAGAGACGGCCACGTGAATAACGTAGAGGAGAAGACTGGCAGAACCTACGCGGATATTCTCGCCAAGAATACGCTCACGCCATACAACATCATCCTCTTCGTTATCGGCGCATTGTTTCTTTTTCTAGGCAACCTGCTGAATGCCGTCGCCGCCACAGGAATCATCGCGGTCAACATTCTCATATCCACCGTCCAAGAGATGCGTGCTAAGCGCAGGCTGGACAAGATCGCACTTCTCACGCGCCCGAAAGCCATAGCGGTCCGCGACGGCGAGGAGACGGAGATACAGCAGTCAGAGATCGTACGCAACGATGTGATTGTGCTTCGCGCAGGCGAGCAGGCTTTGGTGGATGGCGAAGTCTTGGAATGTTCGTCGCTGGAAATCGATGAATCGCTTCTGACAGGCGAATCCAGCACCGTCAGGAAGGAGCCGGGCGACAAGATCTATTCGGGATCCGTCTGCATCGCCGGTGAAGGATATTACAGGGTCACCGCTTTCGGGTATGATTCCTATGCCTCAGAAATACTGAGAAGCGCACGCAAGATGACCTCGAAAAAGACTCCCCTCCAGATGGAGACTTCTTCGATCACCAGCATCCTCATGGGGATAGCCATGGTGCTGATACTGATATCTCTTGTCTGTGAGTTTCTCATAAGATATAATTCCTGGGAGCATACCTTGGAGGTCTTCGCTATCTGCCTTGACGTGGTTCCAATCGCACTTTTCCTGCTAATAACGCTCACTTACATGGTGGCAGCGGTCAGGATGGCCGATTCCGGCGTGCTTCTCCAGAGCTCCAATTCAGTGGAATCCCTGAGCCACGTAGATACGGTCTGCATGGACAAGACCGGAACGATAACCACCAACAAGCTGAGGTTCGAATCCGCACGTTATTTCATGGAAGAATCCGAGGCGGACCGTCTCGCATCAATGTTCGCCACCGCCACCGGAAGCAAGAACAAGACTGTGGGTGTGCTCCTTGAGAAATACGGCGAGACTCCATGCGAGCTCCTGGAAGAGATACAGTTCACATCCAAAAGGAAGTTCAGCGCCGTTAAGATCTCAGACGGCGGCAAAGAGCATTCCCTTTATATGGGGGCCTGGAACGTCATCGGCCCGCATTGCTCCGAAGCGGAATCTATCTCGCAGATCATTTCGGAGGAATCCAAGAGAGGTCTGCGCACCGTGGTTCTCTGCGAAGGCGACGGCACCTTGTCCGAGGGAGAGGAGCCCAGGATTCCCGATCTGAGGCCGGTCATGATGGTTTCCATCAGGGATGAGATAAGATCCAATTGCAGAGAGACCATTCAAGTGTTCCTGGACAACGGGATGGACCTGAAGGTGATATCCGGGGATGATCCTGCGACCGTGGATGCAATGTTCTCTCTCGCCGACATTCCTGGCACCAGAAAGCTCATCACCGGCGCGGAGCTCGATGCGATGCCTGAATCCGAGAGGGACAAAGCCATTCTCGAGTCCAACATCTTCGGGAGGATGAAGCCCGATGACAAGGAATACGTCATAAGCTCTCTGAAACGCAACGGCCGCTATGTCGCCATGATCGGCGATGGCGTCAACGACGTCAGGTCCATCAAATCCGCTCAGGTCGGGGTGTCTTTGGAGAGCGGATCCAACGCCGCCAAAGGCGTATCCGACATGATCCTTTTGGGAGACGATTTCTCTGCCCTTCCAAAGGCTCTGGTGGAAGGCCGCAAGACGGTCTCCGGCATGAGGGACATATTGAAGCTTTACCTGACGAGGAATTTCGCTCTCGCGCTGATGATTTTCATCATCTATCTGGCGATCGGGTCCATACCGATGAAGCTCATCCAGAACACTTTCTACGCGTTCATCTCAGTGGCGATTCTGGCGTTCTTCATGACCCTCTTCTCCAAGCCCGAAGTGAACAGGAATCTGATTCTGCCGGGCGTTCTCAAATTCGCGGTGCCATCGTCGATAATCATCGTCTCGTTCGGATTGCTCGTCTATGCCGCAACCTGGATAGCTGTCGGCAGAGGATTGCTGGTTCCAGACTTCGAATGGATGGCTTCAGTCGGCGGATTCGATACTGCGGAGGCTGTGATCGAGCATCTCTCCTGGTCAGGCTTCGGAGTCGAGGAGATCTGCGCCAGATCCAATCTGGTTCTGTTCGTGACTCTGGCTGGCCTCGGGCAGATAATGATGGTGAGTCCGTACTGCAAATTCATGTCGATTGACGGCAAAACGAACAAGAGTTTGGTGCCATGGGTAATCCTGGGTCTGATCGCGCTTCTGCTGACCGCGGGGTTCGCGTTCTTCCCATGGGTCATGATAAACATCGTGAATTTCGCTGTATTCGAGCCGAAGGTCTATGCGATCCTGGGAGCGGCGGTGGTGGTCTGGTTCATCGTCGAGAGGACGCTTCTCAAGCACGGGTTCCTCAGCGGAATCGCTTCCTGGTTCGAATCGAAATACATGAAAAAGCTTGAGAAGGAATACGCTAAAGGGGATGTCAAAGAGGAACGATCCTCAATCCGGTGA
- a CDS encoding helix-turn-helix transcriptional regulator — MNDKAPEYCPVNAAMSVIEGRWKPTILCMLSRNGAMRFSELQRMIGGITSRMLSKQLKELESDGMIERLVSSSGKLKVTYAITEKGKSIEPILIELSKWGVEHQMAKVIVPDSSENPQDSGQTI; from the coding sequence ATGAACGACAAGGCCCCCGAGTATTGCCCGGTCAACGCCGCCATGTCCGTCATCGAAGGGAGATGGAAGCCAACCATTCTGTGCATGCTGTCCAGAAACGGGGCGATGAGGTTCTCCGAGCTGCAGAGGATGATAGGAGGCATAACGTCCAGGATGCTGTCCAAGCAGTTGAAGGAACTGGAATCCGATGGGATGATAGAGCGGTTGGTGTCCTCCTCGGGGAAACTGAAGGTCACATATGCCATCACGGAGAAGGGGAAATCGATAGAGCCGATACTGATCGAGCTTTCGAAATGGGGGGTGGAGCATCAGATGGCGAAGGTTATCGTTCCCGATTCATCGGAAAACCCGCAGGATTCCGGGCAGACTATTTGA
- a CDS encoding DUF1294 domain-containing protein, translating to MNQTTLLIILAVYAVINIVSFAMYVSDKHKAKTGEWRTKESVLLGWALIGPFGAAAGMNVARHKTKKTKFKLVYVFLLIHLVIIAYLLTKL from the coding sequence ATGAACCAAACTACGTTGCTGATAATCCTGGCGGTTTATGCCGTGATAAACATCGTTTCGTTTGCGATGTATGTATCGGACAAACACAAAGCCAAAACCGGGGAATGGAGAACCAAAGAATCGGTCCTGCTGGGATGGGCGCTGATCGGACCGTTCGGCGCGGCGGCGGGGATGAATGTCGCCAGGCACAAGACCAAAAAGACGAAGTTCAAGTTGGTCTACGTTTTCCTGCTGATCCATTTGGTCATCATAGCCTACCTCCTGACAAAACTCTGA